One Phaseolus vulgaris cultivar G19833 chromosome 4, P. vulgaris v2.0, whole genome shotgun sequence DNA window includes the following coding sequences:
- the LOC137836847 gene encoding uncharacterized protein → MEGRERKFSLSSQTEPFHISHSFSTPLQQQQSHEMLALKKAYADVILNTMKESAGRVMVSEKRALMFQQELTAAKENALHMLMRLKKMMDAKTAEAEKASLQQQRKIEVLEAQLNEAEDVVTDLRAELKHVYIVLEKTRNNQVQPLNGQNIKQVATCMSVKPEISISSPHKEHECITSCDVANKSLTMNILDNKCCNSKQQTEQLLICNMEDSSGHDSDFASVITRSKEPELCRNGFTQRIRALEGNLLDEKLLMQDVHNHRYGKKPGVIAKDIDGQVAKCSALTEEMKIKKQVKLLKIPKWKIFSSYRSRFLSCKFCFIDNGKLSKDVCSLASIKLSAIIKWKRKRRRHRHLGIKSSAFKSCKPSFVFKQCSSACDNAKCCEDEYDGNMKSVPLLTDAEPVHGAGEFVEKAIEKDNNLLNSRESAGYNLTGPSSDMKVEVVDVSSTNTDMKDAKAFIEKDRYSSQIDDSKPLKYTFQRKRKKESLGSTHQNIDSKKSTVKRRVEDKKNGALEPHNLA, encoded by the exons ATGGAGggaagagagagaaaatttTCTCTCTCCTCTCAAACGGAACCTTTCCACATCTCCCATTCTTTCTCCACTCCATTGCAGCAGCAGCAGTCTCAT GAAATGTTGGCTTTGAAGAAGGCATATGCAGATGTAATTCTGAATACTATGAAGGAGTCTGCAGGTCGGGTAATGGTCTCGGAAAAGAGAGCACTTATGTTCCAGCAGGAGCTCACTGCGGCCAAAGAAAATGCTCTTCATATGTTAATGCGTCTGAAGAAGATGATGGATGCTAAG ACAGCTGAAGCAGAGAAGGCATCATTGCAGCAgcaaagaaaaattgaagtGCTTGAAGCACAGTTGAATGAAGCTGAGGATGTCGTAACAGATCTTAGGGCAGAATTGAAGCATGTATACATTGTGCTAGAAAAGACAAGGAATAACCAGGTCCAGCCTTTGAATGGGCAGAACATAAAGCAGGTTGCAACTTGTATGAGTGTAAAACCGGAGATTTCAATATCCTCTCCTCATAAAGAACATGAATGTATAACAAGCTGTGACGTGGCAAACAAATCACTGACTATGAACATTTTAGATAACAAGTGCTGTAATTCAAAACAACAAACTGAGCAATTGCTCATCTGTAACATGGAAGATTCTTCTGGTCATGACTCCGACTTTGCTTCTGTCATCACAAGAAGCAAGGAACCTGAACTTTGCCGAAATGGATTTACTCAGAGAATCCGTGCACTCGAAGGAAATTTGCTGGACGAAAAGCTGCTCATGCAAGATGTACACAATCATCGTTATGGTAAAAAACCAGGGGTCATTGCTAAAGATATTGATGGACAAGTTGCAAAATGTAGTGCACTGACTGAGGAAATGAAAATTAAGAAGCAAGTCAAGCTCCTTAAAATACCAAAATGGAAGATATTTTCCAGTTATAGGTCTCGCTTTCTTTCttgtaaattttgttttattgacAATGGTAAATTGAGCAAAGATGTGTGCTCTCTAGCTTCTATCAAGCTCAGTGCCATTATCAAatggaaaagaaagagaagaagacataGACATCTAGGAATCAAATCTTCTGCTTTCAAAAGTTGTAAACCATCATTTGTTTTTAAGCAGTGCTCATCTGCCTGTGATAATGCAAAATGTTGTGAAGATGAATATGATGGAAATATGAAGTCAGTGCCACTTTTGACTGATGCAGAACCTGTACATGGGGCTGGTGAGTTTGTTGAGAAAGCAATTGAGAAGGATAACAACTTATTGAATTCAAGAGAAAGTGCTGGATATAATCTAACAGGTCCAAGTTCTGACATGAAAGTCGAGGTTGTTGATGTTTCATCTACAAATACTGATATGAAAGATGCTAAAGCTTTTATAGAAAAAGATAGATATTCCAGTCAAATAGATGACAGTAAGCCTCTGAAGTATACATTCCAAAGGAAGCGAAAAAAAGAATCCTTGGGAAGCACACACCAAAACATTGATTCTAAGAAGAGCACAGTGAAGAGGAGGGTTGAGgacaaaaaaaatggtgcattgGAACCCCATAATCTAGCATGA
- the LOC137836848 gene encoding glucose-6-phosphate isomerase, cytosolic-like → MASSTLICDTQPWKELEAHAEDVKKSHLRDLLSDDERSRSMVVEFDGILLDYSRQLATLETKEKLFKLAEVASVKEKINRMYNGEHINSTENRSVLHVALRAPRDAVIQSDGKNVVPDVWNVLDKIKDFTEQIRSGSWVGATGKELKDVIAVGIGGSFLGPLFVHTALQTDPEAIESARGRQLRFLANVDPIDVARNITGLNPETTLVVIVSKTFTTAETMLNARTLREWISSALGPSAVAKHMVAVSTNLTLVEKFGIDPNNAFAFWDWVGGRYSVCSAVGVLPLSLQYGFSVIEKFLKGASSIDQHMYSEQFEKNLPVLLGLLSVWNVSFLGYPARAILPYSQALEKFAPHIQQVSMESNGKGVSIDGVPLPFEAGEIDFGEPGTNGQHSFYQLIHQGRVIPCDFIGVVKSQQPVYLSGEVVSNHDELMSNFFAQPDALAYGKTSEQLQKENVPPHLVPHKIFSGNRPSLSLLLPSLNAYNIGQLLAIYEHRIAVEGFIWGINSFDQWGVELGKSLASQVRKQLNVSRTQGEPVQGFNSSTTSMLTRYLQASADVPADLPTRLPQI, encoded by the exons ATGGCTTCGTCCACTCTCATCTGTGACACTCAGCCATGGAAGGAGTTAGAG GCCCATGCTGAGGATGTTAAAAAGAGTCACTTACGTGATTTATTGAGCGATGACGAGAGATCCCGGTCAATGGTGGT TGAATTTGATGGAATTCTATTGGACTACTCAAGGCAGCTAGCCACTCTTGAAACAAAGGAAAAACTCTTCAAATTGGCAGAG GTTGCTTCCGTCAAGGAAAAGATAAACCGGATGTACAATGGGGAGCAT ATAAACAGCACTGAGAATAGATCAGTACTTCATGTAGCTCTTCGTGCTCCGAGAGATGCTGTTATACAGAGTGATGGAAAGAATGTTGTCCCAGATGTTTGGAACGTTCTTGACAAGATCAAGGACTTTACTGAGCAGATCCGCAGTGGATCTTGG GTTGGGGCTACAGGAAAGGAATTGAAGGATGTTATTGCTGTTGGTATTGGCGGCAGTTTCTTAGGTCCATTATTTGTGCACACAGCTCTTCAAACAG ATCCTGAAGCAATTGAATCTGCAAGAGGGCGTCAGCTACGCTT TCTTGCAAATGTTGATCCAATTGATGTTGCTAGAAATATCACGGGATTAAATCCTGAAACAACCCTAG tggtgATTGTTTCAAAGACTTTTACAACTGCTGAAACCATGTTGAATGCCCGAACACTCAGGGAATGGATTTCTTCTGCCCTAGG GCCCTCAGCAGTTGCAAAACATATGGTGGCAGTCAGTACCAATCTCACA CTTGTGGAAAAGTTTGGCATTGATCCTAATAATGCTTTTGCATTTTGGGACTGGGTTGGTGGCCGATATAGTg TCTGCAGTGCTGTTGGAGTATTGCCACTATCCCTACAATATGGTTTCTCAGTAATTGAGAA GTTTTTAAAGGGGGCTTCCAGCATTGATCAGCATATGTATTCAGAACAGTTTGAAAAGAATCTACCT GTGCTTTTGGGACTGTTGAGTGTATGGAATGTCTCATTTCTTGGATATCCTGCCCGA GCTATCTTACCATATTCTCAAGCCCTGGAGAAGTTTGCCCCGCACATTCAACAG GTTAGCATGGAAAGTAATGGCAAGGGTGTTTCAATTGATGGTGTGCCACTACCATTTGAGGCTGGtgaaattgattttggtgaacCAGGAACAAATGGGCAGCACAGTTTTTATCAACTTATACACCAG GGACGTGTTATTCCTTGTGACTTTATTGGGGTTGTGAAAAGTCAGCAACCTGTTTACTTGAGTG GAGAGGTGGTGAGCAACCATGATGAACTAATGTCAAACTTTTTTGCACAACCAGATGCACTTGCCTATGGGAAG ACATCCGAACAGTTGCAGAAGGAGAATGTTCCTCCACATCTTGTGCCACACAAG ATATTCTCAGGGAATCGACCTTCTCTCAGCCTTCTGCTTCCATCATTGAATGCTTACAACATTGGACAG TTGTTGGCAATCTATGAACATAGAATTGCCGTGGAAGGTTTTATTTGGGGCATCAATTCTTTTGACCAGTGGGGAGTGGAGCTTGGGAAG TCATTAGCCAGTCAAGTGAGAAAGCAACTCAATGTATCTCGCACACAAGGAGAACCAGTCCAAGGCTTTAATTCCAGTACTACTTCTATGTTGACAAGATACCTTCAG GCAAGTGCAGATGTACCAGCTGATCTTCCAACTCGTTTACCTCAGATATAA
- the LOC137836599 gene encoding inactive LRR receptor-like serine/threonine-protein kinase BIR2 yields the protein MFRRNMLCSSLFVLTFLGFLSFFASSQVADDVECLRGIKATLSDPEASLATWRFGNTTPGFICNFEGVTCWNSSENRVLDLELQSFKLSGRIPESLKYCGKSLQRLSLSNNSLSSEIPIEICTWLPFLVSVDFSRNRLSGAIPPSFSNCSYLNELVLSDNELSGAIPTEFGSLKRLKKLSVANNRLSGMVPASLSGFGEEDFKGNKGLCGSPLESMCGGMSKKKRVAVIVAAGVGGALVSLLLSLGFYWWCSKITTNNKIETNSK from the coding sequence ATGTTTCGCAGGAACATGTTGTGTTCTTCACTGTTCGTGCTCACCTTCTTGGGTTTTCTCTCGTTCTTCGCTTCATCCCAGGTGGCAGACGACGTTGAATGTCTGCGGGGCATCAAGGCCACCCTCTCCGACCCTGAGGCTAGCCTCGCCACGTGGCGGTTCGGCAACACAACCCCTGGTTTCATCTGCAACTTCGAGGGCGTGACTTGCTGGAACTCATCAGAAAACCGGGTCTTGGATTTGGAGCTCCAAAGCTTCAAGCTTTCGGGTCGGATCCCCGAGTCTTTAAAATACTGTGGGAAGAGCCTTCAAAGGTTGAGTCTTTCTAACAATTCTTTATCCTCTGAGATCCCAATTGAAATCTGCACTTGGCTTCCGTTTTTGGTTTCTGTAGATTTTTCCAGAAACAGACTTTCTGGGGCTATTCCTCCCTCGTTTTCCAATTGTTCATATTTGAATGAGTTGGTGTTGTCAGATAATGAGCTTTCTGGGGCAATTCCCACTGAGTTTGGGAGTTTGAAAAGGCTTAAGAAGCTTTCTGTGGCTAATAACAGGCTCAGTGGGATGGTTCCTGCTTCTTTGAGTGGGTTTGGTGAGGAAGATTTCAAAGGGAATAAAGGGTTATGTGGAAGTCCTCTTGAATCCATGTGTGGTGGGATGAGTAAGAAGAAGAGGGTTGCTGTTATTGTTGCTGCTGGGGTGGGTGGTGCTCTTGTATCCTTGTTGCTCTCTTTAGGGTTCTATTGGTGGTGTAGTAAGATCACTACAAACAACAAAATTGAaacaaattctaaataa